Part of the Antedon mediterranea chromosome 6, ecAntMedi1.1, whole genome shotgun sequence genome, GCTCCGCCTGCACCTCCTGCTCCGCCTGCAGCAGCAACAAAATCTCCATTGCAGTTATCTGTATCACAGCAACTCATGCATATGTCCATTCCTTCGACATTCATACAACCTGCCATACAATATTGCTCGCAAGTCCTGGAGTACAATACCATTTGGTTTCCCATAACATCCATCGTTGTTTGGGAGGTCTGAAAGTGAAAAAATAGATTTGTTTACCGTATGTCTATTGCAAAGTTTAACTAATAAAATTAGTGAATTTTTCAACCCTATAATTGTTGAACGGTTACTTATAGTAACTACAGTAgtctaaatataaataaataaatactgtagaattattttctattatgtaTGTTGCCGGCCATATTGTTTGAAATAGGATCAACGACGCATGTGAATTAACTCAAAAAGCGAGAGTAAGATGATTCATCGCGTcgtaattggtcaaattattcaCGATTACGTTGCGTTTCAGTGACaaccaatatttaatagtaAAATACCGTATGTTCCATAGACTTACCATGCACTTTCCTGTACATGATACTTTTTGAATGCCGGCAGTGGCTCCTAGCGTGGCTCCACAATTAGTTGGATTCTCCATCGAGGTACAATTGTAACACATGAATGCGTTGCTAACATCTGTAAATCAAAATAATGAGTGTTAATCACATTTTTAGATTTTATGCAATCGTCCATCAAACGTCTGTGGACAAGCTGTTATTTTAGACTGCAGTATTACGTTAACTTATACCCATTCTAATTTTTATCAAATTGATACAATAAATTGTTGAAActattgaaaattaaattgcCAAGAATAACACAATTGGACAAATTTTCTAAAACGATGCATGTCTGCAAAATGcgtgtttcattttaaaaagttaaattttaaaGCCATAAACATACAACATCATTAGTGTATTGTATTATACTTACCAATCATGTACAGTGTGAACACTGCTAAAAGTAATGATTTTGAGTTCATCTTTGGATGTTAGTCTatacataaaagaaaaaaaaacaattgttattgtattgAAACTATTAAATCatgattgataatgataatgataactgATAGTGATTAAAACCCGAATACAGTTACTAATTTGTCAGTAGGTCAAAGTATATTTAAGGAAATTTTGTAGGCCTGTTCCTATATTCCAGATATGGAATACAGTACAAATTCTTTCAGGCCGGAGAGAGATGTGTCCTGTCAACAAGATCTGAAGGACCCACCAGATTGTTACATGAACTTTGTTGTACTTTTCCGAAAACAACATGAATTAGTCTGCAGTTCCTTATCAAATTAATTCGAACAAGATGGCAGGTGGTcatgttatacagtatataaatttaGATGCCCCAAAGTCAGTTTCTGACTGAGATTGACGATATTTTTTAATACATGTCAATATGCTTGAAGAGAAAATGTTATATGTAAATTCAAGGATTGATGACCACAAATATAATAAATGCGTCGACCAATTAATTGTGTGTTATAACGCAGCTTATTCTGGCATCTTTCTGAATTTTCTTAAAAGCCAGGTGCGagcaaaaaatgtttatttatcattaattccaatatttatcaatctatAGTTTCCCGGTCccctataattttttttaatttatatgttttaCAAGAtctttgttgaaaataagcactatTTACACAGTAAATCTCTAATTTTTTTGTACACTATATTAATGCCGAAAAGCAAGAGGTTCTCGTGGTTAATGgattaacaattaatatttcagaAGTTACAACCTAGACTAAAAGTTATGTATCGCATTTAAACGTTAGCCACTACGAATGATTTACGATTAATGAAAACCCTTAAGAAGGACTCGGACTGCGATAAGTCAGTCCTTGGAGCCAAGTGGAAAAAGATATTTCCgggaaattattaaattatgatgCTACATCCGTtatcattataggcctacaattttatAGTGATGTACGTATTATTTAGTCTGTCGCCCcctataataattttaaacgcACTCAACTTACTTtacaatttatgattttttagtcagtatttatttttcagtCAGTATTAATTATTCGAAACACTTGACACATTTTACGCCTATTGTGTAAAAGACAGTCTGTGCAGatttttaaatataggcctaatcggtgtttttttttttcattatgagcatgtatttatttttcactttttaataTCTAAAAAGGATTGAAAAAATCATGATACTATAGGATATTCGTAACggttaaattaatttaacaagTTAATACAAATTGCGATAGAGTACttgaatacaataataaaagaCAGTTTATACAACATACGACAACTTTGAAATTACAATAAGTTATGCGTTCTATTTTTATAGACGATAATGGCAAACCGGGACGCATTATTTTTTCCTGTGAGGTTAAAGCTCGAGTCCCACGATCGGGTTTTTTCTTcagtcttccaaagggacactgtattgattgatggaaagtgcctgtttccagtcacctttagggtcaaatctattattttaactgctcccttgtgtataaaagagagaaaatagtgaCTTATAAGTTTTAGTGCATGTCCTATTATTAACGAAACTGACACCAGTTTTTTACACCAATAGCCAATCAGATGGGCAGGAATTTGGCTTGGTAGGGATCAACATCTGAATATTGTAGCAGAGAGATATAATATAGTTCTTTTGATTATAGATACCTGAAATAACATTAGTTAGGAGTTGAATGGAATACAAAGATTATAAAGTGTTATTAAAagtcataatatattatatatttatatataattatagataaaattattatatttttctatgtcTTCTACTTCCAGTTCCTTTATTAAATCATGgtatgaggaaatctgtgataatatatcaatcaatcaatcagattTATATATCGCCAGTATCCATAATAATGTTCAAAGGCGCTTGACAAAGTTAAGCAGAAAATGCCTCTGTGTAAAAATGGGTTTTTAGTCGTGTTTTGAAAGTGTTGATGTTTTCAGATGTCTTTATGTCGATTGGCAGTTTATTCCACAAAATGGGTGCTGCACAGGAAAATGCACGATGGCCTCCATATGTCTGAAGTTTCCATTTAGGAACATGAAGGAGAAGTTTATTAGATGAACGCAGTGTACGAGACTAAGTGTAAAGTACAAGAAGATCAGCAATATACTGAGGTGCAAGTCCATTTAGAGCTTTGTATGTAATGAAAAGCAGTTTGAATTTAATACGGAATTGAACGGGCAGCCAATGCAAGTTCCGAAGTACTGGTGTGATGTGTTCATGTTTTCTAGTACTGTACGAGTGATGATCAGATTCTGGCAGCAGTGTTCTGAGCACGCTGAAAAAGAGATACCGTATGAATCCGGTAGGTAGTCCAAACAAGAGTGCGTTTCCATAGTCGAATTTAGCAGAGAGTACAGCGTAGATTATGGTTTTACATGATTCCGgagataaatatattatatatacagtataaatagcgacttagtagtagtagtagtagtagtttagTAGTAGTTAAACCGAATATAGGAAAAGGTACATACAAATGATTTCTCTAGAAATCAACATACATCTTAATTTGTATATTGTTGCTTTTTGCGAAAGTTTCGGGTTTTttctaaaaagaaaattaaaccaCACCCTAGCAGATCAGATGGtgattgttgtttttgtctacagtatatttttttatgacgATGGTTCTGACCTCGCATTGACCTGGGTTGCATGAGGTATCCTCCACGAGTGCGGTCTCCCAACATGGTCGTCTTTGACATTTTTGTGATACAAGGAGAGAATAGCTATACTTTTCTTTAACCACggtgttaaattaaaatacagtatatatttttataatatttctataataaaagataatttaaatgtatgtgATTTCTTTTAAATGTCAATAAACTGAAAACTTTGAGCTAATACAAAcaagatactgtacataaaattgGAATTGCAAGATATCTAAAAACCAataaaaagtacagaaaagcaaACATTTAGAATTCGAAATTGCGACGTACGACGAGAGAAATTAAACTAAAAGATTAGAACTATAACCACTAGAGGTGTGTATTATCATCATTCTAAAGATTTACTTCTTTCTGATCATCAAATATTCGATGACACGCGAACTTCCACAtaataaaatctatatttttttCGGACATACAGGTTTTTCTCTTTTCATAAGCTTTACATAAATAGGTTGCAAAAGACTAAATTTTTTGGGTTTCATTGTttacaaacatattttttaacatgtatacatttaaatcagagatacatttttttcttaatgtttttataaaaaggacaataaaaagaaaatgtttttcatCTTCTAAACTTAATTGATCACAAAACATACATATTCTagattatcggttaatttttaaatgtcgTCCCTTTTCAATGAACAGATTATGGCACGATAATCTAAAGCGTGATATTAGTGTTCTAtacttaaaatttaaatcataaaaaacTCATCGTAAAAATGGTCaaacttattatttttataaaaattaagacgtgtattattactaataacaaGACAAGAATTGAATATCGTATAAAGCTAAACttatattgttttaaacataaatCCAAGGCTCGGGCGTGGCACTTGGCTACTCAACTTCTTCACAAGATTGTGTCAGAGTTGAACATTATGTCATCACATGTCTTCTGCATTATGAGGTATCGCCGTTTAAACTAGTTATGGATGTACACAACTGACAGTACACACAGGGAGTGGCTCGCAGatgtgaaatatatttaaaacttcGCTGAGACTCAATGTACCATAATTTCAACAATTAACTGTACCTTGGGCTACTTTATTGTTCAATATTAaggaaaattataaaatacgaATTGAATTATcgttaaaataaacatttttttgcaaaaaaaagaaaacaattttacatCTTTTTTCCTAAGCTAACATGGAAAATGAACCATCacaaattgataattaatataataataaaaggaAATTGAAcgaaatataatttattgaaataaaaaacaactatTAACTTACTGTAAACCTGATAAGAAATCCGAGGTTTCGAACGAGTTAAAGCGGCAGGAGAAGTGATGGAAGTATTGTAGCATGAGCAAAGCG contains:
- the LOC140051439 gene encoding uncharacterized protein, giving the protein MNSKSLLLAVFTLYMIDVSNAFMCYNCTSMENPTNCGATLGATAGIQKVSCTGKCMTSQTTMDVMGNQMVLYSRTCEQYCMAGCMNVEGMDICMSCCDTDNCNGDFVAAAGGAGGAGGAGGAGGAGGAGDAAGTGGAGGAGGAGDAAGAGGAGGAGVAEPEPTEPVAKDMTTPSSAVSVVINLATIMFTSLLSTTMF